One Nicotiana tomentosiformis chromosome 1, ASM39032v3, whole genome shotgun sequence genomic window, AAAGGAGAAGTTTGAAAAAAGAACCATCTTGAAGGGTAGACTTCTCagggacttggaggaggaaggcaTGGTCATGCTGCTGCAAAAACTACAACTGCAGcgttggaaggacatggtccttcggATGGTGGAAGGCTTGCCAGGGCTGAGATTGTAGAGTTTATGGTAAACTGTGAGATAAAAAATGGCATAGTCACCAGCGTGGTGAAGGGGGTGGCTGTGAGCTTCGACGACAACGAAATGGGAGAGATTTTGGTTGTACCTTCTAAAGGGTACAATGACTACAAAAACCTCAAATGTCCAAGACTAGAGAACCTTCCTTCCTCCCTTACCATTACAAGAAAGTTTGCTGACAATGAGTTAGAGCTAGAGGCCAAGGCTGTATATAAAAGTGAGATGAAGCTACCCCACAAAGTGATGTTTGAATTTGTTAACAAGGTTGTGTTACCCAGGCCGAAAAAAAGGCACATTGCCacattcatggacctggtcctttTGGAATGCCTGGATAGTGGGAGGCAGATTAACTGGCTTGGGTTTATTATCCAACTCTTTGATAGGGTTCTAAATGGCACCAAAACTCATGCTATACCCTATGGTTTCATTCTCACCACTGTACTGGATGACTTCAAGGCTCCCTTCAAGAAATGGGATGTTAGTACAAGCAATGATCATTTTGGAGCAAACACCTTGACTACTTGTGACTATAAAGTTCATGCTGTTGCTAAAGAACCTAGTTCATTCAAGAAGGTGCCTATGAACAGCAAAGTAAGAGCCTTGGTGCAAgagagtggggctaaggatacagagattgagaggctgaagaagaggttggctgAAGTAGAAACTGAGAGGGATGCTCTCAAGGCTGAGCTTGCAAAAGAGAATTAGAAGAATGAAGGCATTCTCCATGACATGTTAAAGCTACTTTAGGCCTGAAACCAAGAACCTGGTCTTTCCCAGCCTTGAAACCTTCCTAGCCTAGTTAGACAAACCAGTGATACAGGTAGGATGTTTTTGTTCTTTTTTGCTCATGATCCagtatttttgtttttctttatgctttgtggataactagtatcaatgataatcaactatttttgtgctctaactgtttgttgatgTTTCTTAGATagctaatatcattagattgataTATGATGCTTGACTCGATGATTGCATTTGCAGTATCCCTAGTGTCCATGAGTGATATCTATTATAATAtggttatctaacataattatgtAACTTTTTGATGATGCGAAGAAGGGGAAGATAGGCTGTGCTTTTtactttggactgtgatgtttataacctaataaaCCTGGTCTTTGATGATTTGTGAATTTAAATtggaaagtgttctaacattgtgttgatgttgagctgagttaAAACAAGGCTTATGCTTATGAAAATCAcatagtttgtcatcatcaaaaaagggaAATTTATTTGCctaagtgaagtttgttttgttgattgacaaaggaactcaaacatgaaccaggtccatacacgGTGTTCACAAACACGAGCATAttcaagcacaaggcatgcacATTAAGGAGATAAActtaagtggttatatctgatatctctttaacgaaaaggttgcataattgataagaagaggtactccttactcgaagagaactctatcctagataagggaggagttagaagttgaagattaCTAGAACTCTTTcaccaaggaagagtatatcattagaactctagttatttcctattctactaactctatatatttcagGATGTTCTTATTTTACAAGTACGCACAAATGCTGAAGTTAAATGTGAgctgagagcaaaatagcaaggcattttgtaagtaattcttgtgtgattcaagtgtgcaaacctgaagctacatgaaccagatagaagaaccagttccaagtgtctgtcttttattctagttttattgtaGTAGgacttttgagttgtacctttcagatTTATCTAGAAGTaattgtactaggtactctgagtgttgtattcaagttagaattaacttgaagttgtcgcaacagctaGAGGCTGGTTGCaacaaagggttagaggtaattgATCTCgcccaatttcactcctctatttgaggttatgaaaacggtcgatgcaatagtaatacccaacaacagtcggggtcgaattccgcagggagctatatgaatgggagttagtagtatatatcttagcatgtgagtttgtatatctaaatttgcacttccgcaAAGTTTGGTTGTTTAAAAATCTAAATTACACTACGATTGCAATTTAAAGActgaaactaggaaattatttttattgtttttcaaatgataataAAGGCCTAgagctatgaccttcacctaggtgtttgcctaataggTTGTAAATTTTAAAGATTGTTTTAGtggttggggtgtattatagctatcaacactcggttacccactcaatacctctcggttagagagtgatttttcacaatttagctttctcaagtccaaatgggtattgaacaaaacgatTGATAAAAATCTCAAgttgggttttactatctctaggttcaaccctttaattgggcttatcaatctttCGATTGACCCAGTTTCTTACCAGCCAAGTTTTCCTATACTAAGTCTCTCTTTATCAAGTAGAGGACAAGTCAAATAGCcatgaaataatatttgcaaccattaattcttcaaataaaagcaagaacaaggctaaataataaatacccaaccataaacaagcaataaatcaaacatccATTAAGTTTagacactagggttgggtcacaaccctagttaaaatctagctactcatacttaaaatggaagaaataggagaaaaaataataattaaacccatattgctaATTAAATTGATAAGCTCTATGTTCAAAActctcaaaatagcaaaaactactaaaaagagtaaaaggaatcgtctactgtagcagctgatgtcaaaagttaacctaaagAAGTGAAGCTATTCTATTTATAAAGgcctggaattttcggacaaaaaatccctttcggaggttctgcggccgtataattccatgtgcggtccgcacttttcttcagatTGACAGGATTGGAAAtctgcggccacataattctGATCTGCGGTCACATTgcactctttctgcggtccgcacaattgtaagtgcggccgcaccttgctcttctgcggtctgcacaaatGTGACTGCGGCTGCGTAGCTCTTCTTTggtggccgcacaataattgtgtagTCCGCACTTTTGGTGGACTTGAAATGCAGGTTCTCTGAATTTTTTCTCTGACCCAGCTTCTGCGAACGCACACTTCATGTGCATGCCGCAATTTGCAACATTCTCTGATGGAAGTTACTTCAcaacctgcggccgcagatgatattctgcgatCCGCACTTTTGAGTTTTTGTGCCTGTTTTTATTCTTGACTTCAGATTACTCCTTATTGAGTTGGATTTTATCTcgggagctcatcttccaatattcctgcaaatAAGCACATTTTATCAGTGTTCGAGAACACAATTaagcacttttggactaaaacgaaagctaaagggtgctaataagtagtcaaaatttccacttatcagtaatccttaggtttacaaagagttttgtaaatgttggTTTTTGGCTCACTGATTTAGTAAAGTGTTGGAAACAATCTTATtgggtagtaggtcgtgattGTTTCACTTTTTTAGCCAGGTATTTTCCATGTAAAAAaatttgtgttctttactttctgcatttattattccgcaacagtagtataaggaacacatagaagaaccatgtccttctataatctgtgcacgcgaaaattggacaccacacaaatcactccCCCTCCTGTATGGTAATGAAGTACAAAACATTATAACAGATTTGATTAAAGAATTATTACCAATTAACAAGATTCATGAaaaatgaaaggaaaaaaaaCACAACCTTTTAGAGAAGTTGCCTACTATTATTCTCTTGTTAAACTAAAAACATCAATTTGATTCTTACCTGAGATTGACTTTGTTCTTTATAAGAATCATCTTCTTTTCATTATCTTCCTTCGAAAATCTTTATTTTACATCAATTTTAACTTATCAATATTAGAGATCTTTGCCTTGCTGATGAAACATAGGAAATAACCACAAGTATAGCCTAAAACTGAACAGGGATTCACAAGTCAACAACAAGAAAATTATTCTGTGTCTAGACTAAGCCTAATCACCAACACTTTTCATAAACAACCATTCACTGACGATAGAAAGATTTAGAACTTCCAAAAGATGCATCGCCGGAATAGATTCAATTTGTACTTCTACATGCTCTAGTTAATCTGCTTGCACCTTAATCCCCACATAAACAGTAAGTTGCTCTTGTGCTAGTGCTCAAGCCAGAAATCCCATTATTTACTATCATTTAAACACAAAGAATCTCCATCAAAAGTGGAAGAACTCGTGGGGTTATCGTGTTCACTACACAAAATTATTACGATCGAATAATCAAAGAAATTTGCAGAGAGAACAAATCAGAACCCTAGTTCAGAGAGAAAGATAAAGGGAAAATTTTATTCAACGTAATAAACTGAGTTCTCTAACTTTTACAAATCAGCCAACTACTATATATATACAAAGAAAAGAATGCTATATATGTAAAAGAATGGCTACTACTAAAACAAGGTTACAATTATAAATATAACTACGGGTCTTCCAAGTTGTCTTCATTATGGGCCAGTGGGCCCGTGTCTTTAAGTTGGGCTGAAGTGGATGTAGGAGAAGAATATGGTCCAACACCCCCGCTAGCTGGAATGGGGAACCAGGCCAAGCTTGGAGAGGAAAGAACAATGACAAATACCGGGTAAAGCTTTAGTGAAGACATCAGCCAGCTGGGAAGTAGTAGAAACACCATGCAGATCAATGAGGCTAGATTGAAGCTTTTCATGCACAAAATGAAAGTCAATCTCAATATGTTTAGTGTGCTCATGAAACATATATAAGATTCTGAGCAATGTGGATAGCAGAACAATTGTCACAAAATACTGAAACATGAGAGAGGTAAGAAATGCCAAACTCACCCAGCAACCTGACCATCCAAACAATTTCAGCAACTAAATGCCTCAGGGCTCTGTTCTCAGCCTCTGTAGAAGAGAATGAAATAGTAGCTGGCTTCTTGGACTTCCAGGAAATAGAAGACCCAACTAAGAGTAACACAAAGCCACTAACAGACCTTCTAGAAGTAGAACAACTGGCCCAATCAGAGTCACAGAAACCAGTTACGGCAAAAGAAGAGGAGTTGTTGAATAACAAACCCAACTCAAGTGTACGCACTAAATATCTCAACACATGCAACCCAGCTTCAAAATGAGGAACTCTGGATTGGGGCATAAATTGACTAAGATGTTGAACACTGTAAGAAATGTCAGGCCGAGTATGTTGAATAAAATTTAACTTGCCAACTAATTTTCTATACGAGGATGGGTCAGGAAGTAAGTCTACAGAATCAGCATCCAACTTAGAATGTATGCCAAAGGTGAAATAACAGAACTAACTTGGAGGCAATTAAATTCAGAAAGCAAATCCATAAGAAACTTCTGTTGAGTGACTACCAGACCTTGAGGATGCTTAGTGATTTGCAAACCTAAGAAATAGTGTGCTTCCCCCCAAATCTTTGATCCAAAATTGAGCATCCAAAAATTGTTTCAAGGCAGAAATTTTAGCATTATCATCACAAGTCAACAAAATGTCATCCATATAAATAGCTACAATAGTAAGGGAGCAACCAACCAGTTTAGTAAACAAGGAATAATTATTTTTACTAGGAATGTACCCCTATGACTGAAGATCTGAGGATAGATTTGCATACCACTGCCTTGAAGCTTGTCTAAGGCCATATAAAGACTTATTAAGTTTGCATACTAGAGGGACAAAAGGATCAGAGGAAACAACTTGTAGGCCAAGAGGTATCTTCATATACACCTCTTTATCTAAATCACCATGTAAAAAGGTATTATTCACACCCAATTGAAAAATAATCCAATATTTCTTAACAACAATACTAAGAAAATGTCTAATAGTGGTAAGTTTAATAATAAGAGAAAATATTTCAGTAAAATCAACCCACTCTTGTTGAGTATCCCCTAATTACAAGCCTAGCTTTGTACCTTTCTATACTACCATATGCCTTTTGTTTAACCTTATAAACCCACTTAGAAGAAATATCCTTCTTACCAGAAGGTAAAGGTATAATTGTCCAAGTATTATTGGCTTCTAAGGCCTGCAATTCAGCCAACATAGCAGCCCGCCAAGCTGGGTTATACACATCCTGATGGTAAAATTGTGGTTCAAACAAGCAAGCATCAGAAGTAGAATTAGAGTCCTTTGAAACTGACACACTTGTGCAAACATAATCTTTTAGGTATGGTGGAGGGTTATGCGGTCTGGATGACCTCTTTAGAGAAACAAAAGGATCGCCAGAAGAGGAAGTAGAAGGAGAAGAGACATTAGGAGAAACAAGATAATCAGCAGGAGTAgaaatggaagaaggaaagaaagcAGGGGGAGAAGAATTAGTATAAGGAAAGACAGATTCTTGGAATATAAAATATCTGGAAAAAATTACATTGTGCTTGGTCAAGTTGAGCAACTTATATGCTTTCTTAGTCATACTATATCCAAGAAATGCACAAGTAATAGTCCTTGATTGGAACTTGTCCCTATAAGGATTAGGAACAACATCAAAGCATAAACAACCAAAAATATTAAGGTGAGAGTAAGAGGGAGGCTGACCATACAACAACTCATAAGGTGGTTTATAATTGAGCAAGGGTGATAGGAACCTATTAGGTAAGTATCAGTGAGAAGACACTCCCCCCAGTACATAACAGACAACTTAGATTGAAACAATAGAGATTTAGCAGTTTCTAACAGCTGTTTGTCCTTCCTCTccacaactccattttgttgtggagtgtgGGGACAAGAAGTCTGATGTATAATACCCTGGGAGGATAAAAATAAAACATCTTCAACACTCCCTAACTCAAATGCATTGTCAGACCTAAGTGTCTTAACAGAGGAACTGAATTGATTTTGAACCAGAAAAATGAAAGATTTTAGAAGGGTGAAGGCATTT contains:
- the LOC138907484 gene encoding uncharacterized protein, which translates into the protein MKPLSDIDTAYSMLLNYESQCEAQSSAPSFSPETTTFSTSVQKSYLGPATDGILEGDSWIIDSGVTNHMKPNKSLLINMKPLVIPYLVIPPDGYRVKGHSLKRPLVFGKISNELYLFQADSFLPCISATSVGDVVSTISANYVACPSDSIFTNTVNTIEANKTIFTGVHLVPSAFDFDMSCSSVKTLRSDNAFELGSVEDVLFLSSQGIIHQTSCPHTPQQNGVVERKDKQLLETAKSLLFQSKLSVMDKFQSRTITCAFLGYSMTKKAYKLLNLTKHNVIFSRYFIFQESVFPYTNSSPPAFFPSSISTPADYLVSPNVSSPSTSSSGDPFVSLKRSSRPHNPPPYLKDYVCTSVSVSKDSNSTSDACLFEPQFYHQDVYNPAWRAAMLAELQALEANNTWTIIPLPSGKKDISSKWVYKVKQKAYGSIERVPHFEAGLHVLRYLVRTLELGLLFNNSSSFAVTGFCDSDWASCSTSRRSVSGFVLLLVGSSISWKSKKPATISFSSTEAENRALRHLVAEIVWMVRILYMFHEHTKHIEIDFHFVHEKLQSSLIDLHGVSTTSQLADVFTKALPGICHCSFLSKLGLVPHSS